The stretch of DNA AATAAATTCCGTTGTTTATATTCCCAATTCTTTTATTAGATTTGTTACTTAAAATTTACAAGAATGTCACAAGTTTCACAAAGAGTTCAAAAAATGAGTTTTTCGGCTACTCTAGCAATGACTCAAAAAGCACGCGAATTAAAAGCCAAAGGGCATGATGTTATTAGTTTAAGTATTGGAGAACCAGATTTCAATCCACCTGAATTTATTCAAGAAGCTGCTATTACTGCTATTAAAGAAGGTTTCAACTCCTATACTCCTGTTCCTGGTTATGCAGAACTACGTGAAGCCATTTCTAATAAATTCAAACGTGATAACAATTTGGATTATTCTACTGAACAAATTGTAGTGTCTAATGGAGCAAAACAATCCATTACAAACGTTTTTTTAGCAACTCTAAATGAAGGAGATGAAGTCATAGTTCCCGCTCCTTATTGGGTTAGTTATATTGAAATGATTAAAATAGCAGATGGAATTCCTGTAACTGTAGAAACTTCAATTGAAAATGATTTCAAAATCACACCTGAACAATTAAAAAGTAAAATTACCACTAAAACTAAAGGGTTTATTTTTAGTTCACCTTGTAATCCTTCAGGAAGTTTGTACAGTAAAGAAGAATTACAAGCACTTGTTAATATATTAAAAGATTATCCTCATATTACCATTATTTCTGATGAAATTTATGAACACATAAACTATACGGGACAACATACCAGTATAGCACAATTTTCAGAAGTAAAAGAACAAACTGTTACAGTAAATGGTATGTCTAAGGCTTTTGCAATGACGGGTTGGAGAATTGGATACATCGGAGCACCTCTTTGGTTAGCTAAGGCATGTAATAAAGTACAAGGGCAAATGACTTCTGGAGCTAATTCAGTAGCTCAAAGAGCATCTATTAAGGGATTAGAAGCTCCTATTTCTGAAATCCAGTATATGATCGATGCCTTTAAAACTAGACGATCTTTAGTTTTAGATCTAGCAAAAGATATCAATGGATTCCAATGCAATGAACCAGAAGGTGCCTTTTATATTTTTCCAGATGTTTCTACTTTATTCGGAAAAACTTTTAATGGTGTTACCATCAACACTTCTACTGACTTAGCAATGTATTTATTAGAACATGCTCATGTTGGTACCGTTTCGGGTGATGCTTTTGGATCTCCAAATTGTTTACGAATATCGTATGCTGCAAGTGAAACACAATTAAAAGAAGCTTTTAAACGAATTAAAAATGCTTTAATATAATTCAACCTATTAAAAATCATTCCTAAAAAATAGATCAACTCTATAGGAATGAGTATATTTATTCTTTAAAAACAAAA from Flavobacteriaceae bacterium UJ101 encodes:
- the aspB gene encoding aspartate transaminase (Belongs to the class-I pyridoxal-phosphate-dependent aminotransferase family.; KEGG: bth:BT_2415 aspartate aminotransferase) yields the protein MSQVSQRVQKMSFSATLAMTQKARELKAKGHDVISLSIGEPDFNPPEFIQEAAITAIKEGFNSYTPVPGYAELREAISNKFKRDNNLDYSTEQIVVSNGAKQSITNVFLATLNEGDEVIVPAPYWVSYIEMIKIADGIPVTVETSIENDFKITPEQLKSKITTKTKGFIFSSPCNPSGSLYSKEELQALVNILKDYPHITIISDEIYEHINYTGQHTSIAQFSEVKEQTVTVNGMSKAFAMTGWRIGYIGAPLWLAKACNKVQGQMTSGANSVAQRASIKGLEAPISEIQYMIDAFKTRRSLVLDLAKDINGFQCNEPEGAFYIFPDVSTLFGKTFNGVTINTSTDLAMYLLEHAHVGTVSGDAFGSPNCLRISYAASETQLKEAFKRIKNALI